In Citrus sinensis cultivar Valencia sweet orange chromosome 4, DVS_A1.0, whole genome shotgun sequence, one DNA window encodes the following:
- the LOC102625838 gene encoding transcription factor PAR1: MEATKTQINPTAAFQIKEIKTSQKPQMGHHENARKAHRKLVNRRKRTTRDVTAAYHHRRQQQQKKDKVQEDQDDQSKEELLETKILALQRIVPGGETLGVDELFEETADYILALQCQIKAMKVLTNFIEGLKKEKSKFGA, translated from the coding sequence ATGGAGGCTACTAAAACACAGATAAACCCAACAGCTgcatttcaaataaaagaaataaaaaccagCCAAAAACCTCAGATGGGTCATCATGAAAATGCACGTAAAGCTCACCGGAAATTAGTTAACCGAAGGAAGAGAACAACAAGAGACGTCACAGCCGCTTATCATCATCGTcggcagcagcagcagaagAAGGACAAGGTTCAAGAAGATCAAGATGATCAGAGTAAGGAAGAGTTATTGGAGACAAAGATTTTGGCATTGCAGAGGATTGTGCCCGGAGGAGAAACTCTAGGAGTTGACGAGTTGTTTGAAGAGACTGCCGATTACATTTTGGCTTTGCAATGTCAGATTAAAGCCATGAAAGTTcttactaattttattgaagggttgaagaaggagaagagCAAATTTGGAGCTTGA